The Prunus persica cultivar Lovell chromosome G8, Prunus_persica_NCBIv2, whole genome shotgun sequence genome includes a region encoding these proteins:
- the LOC18767854 gene encoding serine/threonine-protein kinase ATR isoform X1, with product MANLSSLLHELRERIAATSATPPNHADDDVLDARFRAVLPNLLHAYVVPSPSGTLPPTLSLSLAFPHSKYNTTTFFSVIFPFFAANEREVTAVLKLIAHTARNFPGVFYHGKASAILPLLGRILPFFAEPAFRSRHGVIFETVGSLLSLLRTGARDAYRQFFIDSMIVVEDLLYVASVCADVSNITESTKLTLKCFCESFNAILDDPDHLGDLPASNKPNDGIGILINLTGKIRWQPFAKWMIKLLGKCLTEGTLYVEGLINVSFVTAACSLLCYGDADVHMACFEFACVVGSAINYDIIPHQKIIQSISTMLREDKEGLPVFRNIIYDSSIGGCLDALHCSCPEDVVKLTAADLVDVLPHSMRSTKSQELKVALCNAYMRIAKMCPPHIWRPESLIYVLSCPEPCFSLIDCLQVALSILGPDLVGSRIANSNCQSISALTDKSIENSRVGEKRPIQDVDTFKIKRQKVDKEIMSSDSNFQVERKRTHTVACEREDYADYMHQSLLSFVEILKSPGVNPDSLRPEVALTALSMLCIAFCRYPETNLSQSIFNQMYAWIPWVCQQAKRENSVALDISIYLEGIHSMLLSQSPLAMGSMENKDVDADLMYVVKLPWTHSLVNNTGPHHPWKTKCTSVQVACKLGHRTGTETQLEVLDLSLNDEFEQVNIEAIISMPVIVIWSGFGGLSRIFRRLEFLRGERPEKVRNIIPFSLGLLSCLYGSCNDGDGTNRSQCKLVLNMKNEKHGRTADSLLQGFWCSKCDRSVRQNTAVYSKVIRPPDMNSREMSLDCNFSHLQSLFLELLYDESEEVQVACVKNIYRILIHGGRDNLIKSRFEWIKCVEYLLLNGKNAVRDAFCTQISSFLDDSVMSYLFLDEDTSNKSKEAEFCNIIEHAFSETKDPQIFETLLESTAEIMIAVDIHSQLFLFSLFLLVDQLDNPHMTVRMNASRLIHKACYFHLKGGFEQILLKVVHVRNELFDYLSARLSSRPIMVKEFTESILGIETEDLVKKMIPVVLPKLVVSQQDDKQALDTLYELAKCLNTDLVPLVVNWLPKVLAFVLHRADVRELAVALQFYHTQTGSDKQEIFAAALPALLDELICFLDGGDSDEINRRLARVPEMIKEVARVLTGGEDLPSFLRNHFVGLLNSIDRKMLHAEDFSLQKQALQRIEMLIKMMGSHLNTYVPKLMVLLMHAIGKEVLQSEGLSVLYFFIVQLVKVSPASTKHVISQVFAALIPFLERNEENPIHLDKVVKILEELVLNNRVILKQNVREFPPLPGIPSLIEVNKAIQEARGSMTLKDRLRDVVDGLNHESLNVRYMVVCELSKLLSLKQEEVTALITAESGTDMDILSSLITSLLRGCAEESRTAVGQRLKLVCADCLGALGAVDPAKVQGFSCQRFKIECSDDDLIYELIHKHLARAFRAAPDTIIQDSAALAIQELLKIAGCEASLDENAAASTSGTPKDKEPLNVDASGIMGIDGSSKMNRRGQILWDRFSNYVKEIIAPCLTSRFQLPNVADSSFAGPIYRPSMSFRRWIFYWIRKLTAHATGSRGSIFNACRGIVRHDMQTAIYLLPYLVLNAVCHGTEEARHGITEEILYVLDIAASDNSGDAVHGVNGGKNEVCIQAVFTLLDNLGQWVDDIKQELALSQSFQSMASKQQASKTKDKIHNSLKNQDHLLVQCTYVSKLLSAIPRVSLARASFRCQAYARSLMYYESYVRGKSGSFNPASERSGIFDDDDVSYLMEIYSSLDEPDGLSGFACLRKSMRLQLQDQLLINKKAGNWAEALTSCEQALQMEPTSVQRHSDVLNCLLNMCHLQAMVTHVDGLISRIPQYKKTWCMQGVQAAWRLGRWDLMDEYLSGADEEGLLCSSSESNASFDMDVAKILQALMKKDQFSVDERIALSKQALIAPLAAAGMDSYVRAYPFVVKLHLLRELEDFHTLLADDSFLEKSFQLGDHGFSQVMENWENRLRFTQPSIWAREPLLAFRRLVFASSALGAQVGNCWLQYAKLCRMAGHYETANQAILEAQATDAPNVHMEKAKLLWSTRRSDGAIAQLQQSLLNMPVEIVGSSAISSITSLSLVPLNLPPLVCDTQSLNENRDIAKTLLLYSRWIHYTGQKQKEDVLSLYSRVRELQPKWEKGYFYMAKYCEEVLADARKRQEENIELGPGKMPTSSDIVGSSNLKTEKLWWSYVPDVLLFYAKGLHRGHKNLFQALPRLLTLWFDFGSMYLTSGTSSDKDLKSVHMKVMSIMRGCLKDLPTYQWLTVLPQLVSRICHQNEEVVRLVKNIITSVLRKYPQQALWIMAAVSKSTVPSRREAAAEILHAARKEFSQGNTGSNLFVQFASLIDHLIKLCFHAGQPRAKTINISTEFSALKRMMPLGIIMPIQQSLTVSLPTYDGKLTDSLRSDIFSATDLPTISGISDEAEILSSLQRPKKIVLMGSDGIERPFLCKPKDDLRKDARMMEFTAMINRLLSKYPESRRRKLYVRTFAVIPLTEDCGMVEWVSHTRGLRHILQDIYINCGKFDRQKTNPQIKRIYDQCHGKIPEDEMLKDKILPMFPPVFHKWFLTTFSEPAAWFRARIAYAHTTAVWSMVGHIVGLGDRHGENILFDSTTGDCVHVDFSCLFDKGLQLEKPELVPFRLTQNMIDGLGITGYEGIFLRVCEITLSVLRMHKETLMSVLETFIHDPLVEWTKSHKLSGVEVQNPHAQRAISNIEARLQGVVVGVGAAPSLPLAVEGQARRLIAEAVSHKNLGRMYIWWMPWF from the exons ATGGCAAACCTGTCGAGCCTCCTCCACGAGCTCCGAGAACGCATAGCTGCCACCTCAGCCACGCCTCCCAACCACGCCGATGACGACGTTTTGGATGCCCGATTCCGCGCCGTCCTCCCTAACCTCCTTCACGCCTACGTCGTTCCATCTCCCTCTGGTACACTGCcacccactctctctctctctctggcttTCCCGCACAGTAAGTACAATACGACGACGTTTTTTAGTGTGATTTTTCCATTCTTTGCAGCCAACGAGAGAGAAGTGACAGCTGTGTTGAAGCTCATCGCTCACACCGCTAGGAACTTTCCCGGAGTGTTTTACCATGGAAAGGCAAGCGCAATTCTTCCTCTGCTCGGCCGCATCTTGCCTTTCTTCGCAGAACCGGCGTTTCG TTCTCGGCATGGTGTCATCTTTGAAACCGTTGGATCACTTTTATCTTTACTTCGTACCGGAGCACGGGATGCATACCGTCAGTTTTTCATTGACTCAATGATCGTTGTTGAAG ATCTTTTGTATGTGGCATCAGTATGTGCTGACGTTTCGAATATTACGGAATCAACTAAATTGACTTTAAAGTGTTTTTGTGAGTCCTTCAATGCAATTTTGGATGATCCTGATCATCTTGGAGATCTCCCGGCAAGTAATAAACCGAATGATGGGATTGGTATCTTGATTAACCTTACGGGCAAAATAAGGTGGCAACCTTTTGCAAAATGGATGATAAAGCTTCTTGGTAAATGCTTAACTGAAGGAACTCTGTATGTGGAAGGACTCATTAATGTGTCATTTGTTACGGCTGCGTGTTCCCTTCTATGCTATGGAGATGCTGATGTGCATATG GCATGTTTTGAATTTGCATGCGTTGTTGGATCAGCGATAAATTATGACATCATTCCTCATCAGAAGATAATTCAGTCGATATCAACTATGTTAAGGGAGGACAAAGAAGGGCTTCCTGTATTCAG AAACATCATTTATGATTCGTCCATTGGTGGTTGCCTTGATGCATTACACTGTAGTTGCCCTGAAGATGTTGTCAAGCTAACAGCTGCTGATTTAGTTGATGTATTACCTCATTCAATGAGGAGTACCAAAAGCCAGGAGCTTAAG GTTGCATTGTGCAATGCATATATGCGGATTGCGAAAATGTGTCCCCCTCATATCTGGAGGCCAGAGTCTCTCATTTATGTCCTTTCTTGTCCAGAACCTTGCTTCTCGTTGATAGATTGCTTACAAGTAGCTCTCTCTATACTTGGTCCTGATCTTGTTGGATCGAGAATTGCAAATAGTAACTGTCAGAGTATATCAGCATTAACTGATAAATCAATTGAAAATTCGAGGGTTGGAGAAAAAAGGCCTATTCAGGATGTGGATACTTTCAAGATTAAACGTCAAAAGGTAGATAAAGAAATCATGAGTTCTGATTCTAATTTTCAGGTGGAGCGCAAACGTACTCATACAGTTGCTTGTGAAAGAGAAGATTATGCAGATTATATGCATCAGtcacttctttcttttgttgaaattttaaaatctcctGGTGTCAATCCTGATTCTTTAAGACCAGAGGTTGCATTAACAGCTCTTAGCATGCTTTGCATTGCCTTCTGTAGATACCCAGAGACCAATCTGTCACAAAGCATCTTTAATCAGATGTATGCATGGATACCCTGGGTATGTCAGCAG GCAAAGCGAGAAAATTCAGTTGCACTTGATATTTCCATCTACCTGGAAGGAATTCACAGCATGTTGCTTTCACAGA GTCCCTTAGCTATGGGGAGTATGGAAAATAAGGATGTTGATGCAGACCTTATGTATGTCGTAAAGCTTCCATGGACCCATTCTCTTGTAAATAATACTGGCCCTCATCATCCGTGGAAAACTAAATGCACCTCTGTTCAAGTTGCATGCAAACTTGGTCATAGAACAGGAACTGAAACTCAGCTTGAAGTCTTGGATTTGAGCCTTAATGATGAATTTGAACAAGTTAATATTGAAGCTATAATTTCGATGCCTGTGATTGTCATTTGGTCTGGTTTTGGTGGGCTGTCACGTATATTCAGAAGGCTTGA GTTCTTGAGGGGAGAGAGACCTGAGAAGGTTAGGAATATTATTCCCTTTTCCCTTGGTCTTTTGTCCTGCCTTTATGGATCTTGTAATGATGGAGATGGCACAAATAGAAGCCAGTGTAAGTTagttttaaatatgaaaaatgagaAACATGGTCGAACGGCAGATTCTTTACTGCAAGGATTCTGGTGTTCAAAGTGTGACAGAAGTGTTAGACAAAATACTGCGGTATATTCAAAAGTCATACGTCCCCCTGATATGAACAGCAGAGAAATGAGTTTGGATTGTAATTTTTCCCATCTGCAGTCTCTATTTCTTGAACTTCTTTATGATGAATCAGAAGAGGTTCAAGTTGCTTGTGTGAAAAATATTTACCGAATACTTATACATGGGGGCAGAGACAATCTGATTAAGTCAAGATTTGAATGGATTAAATGTGTTGAATATTTACTCCTTAATGGAAAGAATGCTGTAAGAGATGCATTCTGCACCCAGATTAGTTCATTCCTTGATGATTCTGTTATGAGTTACTTATTTCTTGATGAGGACACatcaaataaaagtaaagaagCAGAGTTTTGTAACATAATCGAGCATGCCTTCTCAGAAACTAAAGATCCTCAAATCTTTGAGACTCTTTTGGAATCTACAGCAGAAATAATGATTGCAGTTGACATTCACAGTCAACTattcttgttttctctttttttgttggttgatCAGCTTGATAATCCACACATGACAGTGAGAATGAATGCATCAAGGCTGATACACAAAGCTTGCTACTTTCATCTGAAAGGGGGATTTGAACAAATCCTTTTGAAAGTTGTCCACGTTCGAAATGAACTATTTGATTATCTGTCTGCGAGGCTGTCTAGCCGTCCAATTATGGTCAAAGAGTTTACAGAATCAATTCTTGGTATTGAAACTGAAGATCTTGTCAAGAAAATGATTCCTGTTGTTCTTCCGAAGCTTGTAGTGTCTCAGCAGGATGATAAACAAGCACTTGACACCTTATATGAACTGGCTAAGTGCTTAAACACTGATTTGGTGCCTCTTGTAGTTAATTGGCTACCAAAAGTGCTAGCTTTTGTTCTCCATCGAGCAGATGTGCGAGAGTTAGCTGTTGCTTTGCAATTTTACCATACGCAGACTGGTTCTGACAAACAAGAGATCTTCGCTGCTGCATTACCGGCCCTTTTAGATGAACTCATATGCTTTTTAGATGGAGGTGATTCAGATGAGATAAACAGAAG GTTAGCAAGAGTTCCTGAGATGATAAAAGAGGTTGCGAGAGTTCTAACCGGTGGTGAAGATCTTCCCAGCTTTTTGAGGAATCATTTTGTTGGCCTTCTTAACAGTATTGATAGAAAGATGCTCCATGCAGAAGACTTTTCACTGCAGAAACAAGCCTTACAACGCATTGAGATGCTAATTAAAATGATGGGTTCTCACCTTAATACTTATGTGCCTAAACTGATGGTTCTTCTCATGCATGCTATTGGTAAAGAAGTCCTCCAGAGTGAGGGCCTGTCTGTGCTGTATTTTTTCATTGTGCAGCTGGTGAAAGTATCACCAGCTAGCACTAAGCATGTAATTTCTCAAGTTTTTGCTGCTCTTATTCCCTTTTTagagagaaatgaagaaaatccCATACATCTAGATAAAGTGGTTAAAATTTTGGAAGAACTTGTGCTGAATAACAGGGTCATTCTAAAGCAGAATGTACGTGAGTTCCCTCCGTTGCCCGGTATTCCATCTCTAATTGAAGTGAACAAAGCTATACAAGAAGCCCGAGGGTCAATGACATTGAAGGATCGATTGCGTGATGTTGTTGATGGTTTGAATCATGAGAGCTTAAATGTCAGATATATGGTTGTGTGTGAGTTGAGCAAGTTGCTGAGCCTGAAACAAGAAGAGGTAACAGCTCTGATAACTGCTGAAAGTGGTACAGATATGGATATTTTGAGTTCTTTAATCACATCCTTGCTAAGAGGATGTGCAGAAGAATCAAGGACTGCAGTTGGACAGCGGCTGAAGTTGGTATGTGCTGATTGCCTTGGGGCCCTGGGTGCTGTTGACCCTGCTAAAGTGCAGGGCTTTTCATGTCAACGTTTTAAAATTGAATGCTCTGATGATGACCTTATCTATGAGTTAATCCACAAGCACCTTGCAAGGGCTTTTAGAGCTGCACCTGACACTATAATTCAAGACTCAGCTGCATTGGCTATACAGGAACTGCTAAAGATTGCAGGCTGTGAGGCCTCATTAGATGAGAATGCTGCTGCATCTACGTCAGGGACTCCAAAGGACAAGGAGCCTTTGAATGTTGATGCATCTGGGATTATGGGTATTGATGGTAGCAGTAAGATGAATAGAAGGGGTCAGATATTATGGGACCGCTTCTCCAATTATGTTAAAGAGATAATTGCCCCTTGCTTAACCTCTAGATTTCAACTTCCAAATGTTGCTGATTCTTCATTTGCTGGCCCAATTTACAGGCCATCTATGTCATTCAGAAGATGGATATTCTACTGGATAAGAAAGCTGACTGCACATGCCACTGGTTCTCGTGGAAGCATTTTCAATGCATGTCGAGGTATAGTTCGTCATGATATGCAAACAGCAATATATTTGCTTCCGTATTTAGTCCTTAATGCTGTCTGTCACGGCACAGAGGAGGCACGCCATGGCATAACAGAAGAAATCCTTTATGTTCTTGATATTGCAGCATCTGATAACAGTGGGGATGCAGTTCATGGAGTTAATGGTGGGAAAAATGAAGTATGCATTCAAGCTGTGTTCACTCTCCTTGATAATCTTGGTCAATGGGTGGATGATATTAAACAAGAATTAGCTCTTTCCCAGTCTTTTCAATCAATGGCATCTAAGCAACAAGCATCCAAGACAAAGGATAAAATTCATAACTCTTTGAAAAATCAAGATCATCTCCTCGTACAGTGTACATATGTTTCAAAACTGTTGTCTGCAATTCCTAGGGTGTCTCTTGCCAGGGCCTCCTTCAGGTGTCAGGCTTATGCAAGGTCTTTAATGTACTATGAGTCATACGTGAGGGGAAAGTCAGGTTCTTTTAACCCTGCATCTGAGAGAAGTGGCATCTTTGATGATGACGATGTTTCATATCTAATGGAAATATACAGCTCTCTAGATGAGCCTGATGGTCTTTCTGGCTTTGCATGTTTACGGAAATCTATGAGATTACAATTACAGGACCAGctcttaattaataaaaaggcTGGAAACTGGGCAGAGGCTTTAACTTCTTGTGAACAAGCTTTGCAGATGGAACCAACATCAGTTCAAAGGCACTCCGATGTCCTTAACTGTTTATTAAACATGTGTCACCTTCAAGCCATGGTTACACATGTGGATGGCTTAATTTCTAGGATTCCCCAGTACAAGAAAACATGGTGCATGCAAGGTGTACAGGCAGCATGGAGGCTGGGCAGGTGGGATTTGATGGATGAGTATCTTAGTGGGGCTGATGAAGAAGGTCTACTTTGTAGCAGTTCTGAAAGTAATGCTTCATTTGATATGGATGTTGCAAAGATTCTCCAGGCACTGATGAAGAAGGATCAGTTCTCAGTTGATGAAAGAATTGCCCTCTCGAAGCAAGCGCTCATTGCTCCTCTTGCTGCTGCAGGCATGGATTCTTATGTACGCGCTTACCCATTTGTTGTAAAACTTCACCTGCTACGAGAGCTTGAGGACTTTCACACTCTTCTTGCTGATGACTCTTTCTTGGAGAAATCATTTCAATTGGGTGATCATGGATTCTCCCAAGTGATGGAGAATTGGGAAAACCGTCTCAGGTTTACACAGCCATCAATCTGGGCAAGAGAGCCACTTTTGGCCTTCCGCAGACTGGTTTTTGCTTCCAGTGCTCTTGGCGCTCAAGTTGGGAACTGCTGGCTTCAATATGCAAAGCTCTGTCGCATGGCCGGTCATTATGAGACAGCAAACCAGGCGATTCTAGAAGCCCAAGCTACAGATGCACCTAATGTTCACATGGAGAAGGCTAAACTTCTGTGGAGCACCCGGCGATCTGATGGTGCCATTGCACAGCTGCAACAGTCTCTCCTGAACATGCCTGTAGAGATTGTAGGCTCCTctgcaatttcatcaattactAGTCTTTCACTGGTTCCACTGAACCTGCCACCTTTAGTTTGTGATACTCAATCTTTGAATGAGAATCGAGATATTGCAAAGACCCTTCTTCTCTATTCTAGGTGGATCCATTACACTGGGCAGAAGCAGAAAGAAGATGTGCTGAGTCTTTATTCAAGGGTGAGGGAACTGCAGCCCAAGTGGGAGAAAGGATATTTCTACATGGCTAAGTATTGTGAGGAAGTTCTTGCCGATGCCAGGAAACGTCAGGAAGAAAACATTGAACTTGGTCCAGGGAAAATGCCGACAAGTAGTGATATTGTTGGTTCTTCAAATTTAAAGACTGAGAAGCTTTGGTGGTCATATGTGCCTGATGTACTGTTATTCTATGCAAAGGGGCTTCATAGGGGCCACAAGAATCTCTTTCAAGCACTTCCAAGGTTGTTAACCTTATGGTTTGACTTCGGCAGTATGTATCTAACAAGTGGCACATCATCCGATAAAGATTTGAAAAGTGTCCATATGAAG GTAATGAGTATAATGCGAGGATGTTTGAAGGATTTGCCAACATACCAGTGGTTAACAGTACTGCCACAGTTGGTTTCCAGAATTTGCCACCAGAATGAGGAAGTTGTTCGATTGGTCAAAAACATCATTACATCAGTTCTCCGGAAATACCCACAACAAGCGCTGTGGATTATGGCAGCAGTTTCAAAATCCACTGTTCCTTCAAGGCGGGAGGCAGCTGCAGAAATCCTACATGCTGCACGAAAAGAGTTCAGCCAAGGAAATACTGGCAGCAATCTGTTTGTGCAGTTTGCAAGTCTGATTGATCACTTAATTAAGTTATGCTTCCATGCTGGTCAGCCAAGGGCAAAAACCATTAATATCTCAACTGAATTTAGTGCCTTAAAGAGGATGATGCCACTGGGAATTATCATGCCAATTCAGCAATCTCTAACTGTTAGCCTACCGACATACGATGGGAAGCTCACTGACTCACTTAGATCAGATATCTTTTCTGCGACTGATCTTCCTACAATATCAGGAATCAGTGATGAGGCCGAGATTCTTTCATCCCTTCAACGACCTAAAAAA ATTGTTCTAATGGGCAGTGACGGCATTGAACGTCCATTCCTGTGCAAACCCAAGGATGACCTTAGGAAAGATGCCCGCATGATGGAGTTCACTGCAATGATAAACCGTTTGTTGTCTAAATACCCAGAAAGCCGTCGAAGGAAACTCTACGTTCGCACTTTTGCAGTAATTCCTTTGACAGAGGACTGTGGCATGGTAGAATGGGTGTCCCACACTCGTGGACTTCGGCATATACTTCAagacatatatataaactgtGGAAAATTTGATAGGCAAAAGACAAATCCTCAGATCAAACGAATTTATGATCAATGCCATGGTAAAATACCAGAAGATGAGATGTTGAAGGACAAAATTCTTCCAATGTTCCCTCCAGTGTTTCATAAATGGTTCTTAACCACTTTTTCTGAGCCAGCTGCTTGGTTTAGGGCTCGGATTGCTTATGCACACACTACGGCAGTTTGGTCCATGGTTGGGCATATTGTGGGGTTGGGTGATCGACATGGTGAAAACATTCTTTTTGATTCTACAACAGGTGACTGTGTTCATGTTGATTTCAGTTGCTTATTTGATAAAGGCTTGCAGTTAGAGAAGCCTGAGCTGGTGCCTTTCAGGTTGACTCAG AATATGATTGATGGCTTGGGCATCACTGGTTATGAGGGAATCTTTTTGAGGGTCTGTGAAATTACACTTTCAGTACTGAGGATGCATAAGGAGACTCTGATGAGTGTTCTTGAAACTTTCATCCATGATCCTCTTGTGGAATGGACAAAATCTCACAAGTTAAGTGGAGTAGAAGTTCAGAATCCACATGCTCAG CGAGCAATCAGTAACATTGAGGCAAGGTTGCAAGGAGTAGTTGTTGGTGTTGGAGCAGCGCCATCTTTGCCTCTGGCCGTAGAAGGTCAGGCTCGTCGATTAATAGCTGAAGCAGTCTCCCACAAAAATCTTGGAAGGATGTATATCTGGTGGATGCCTTGGTTCTGA